Proteins encoded within one genomic window of Paraglaciecola psychrophila 170:
- a CDS encoding response regulator, translated as MYDCNIVVIDDDIITLELVQLILEEIILGEIHVFSDSKQALDYVQSNNMDNISLVICDWLMPEVSGLHVLAALRKSKPECPFLMLTANATKQLVVDSMRLGATDFIVKPFQTHDLLTKVERLIRDADG; from the coding sequence ATGTACGACTGTAACATTGTGGTCATTGACGACGATATTATTACCCTTGAATTGGTTCAGCTAATTCTTGAAGAAATCATATTGGGTGAAATTCATGTCTTTTCTGATAGTAAACAAGCGTTAGATTATGTACAAAGTAACAATATGGACAATATTTCACTGGTGATCTGTGACTGGTTAATGCCCGAAGTCAGTGGTTTACACGTACTCGCAGCGCTTCGCAAGTCCAAACCAGAATGCCCATTTTTGATGTTAACAGCTAATGCAACCAAACAGTTGGTGGTTGATTCTATGCGGCTAGGTGCCACTGACTTCATTGTGAAACCTTTTCAGACTCACGACCTGCTAACTAAAGTCGAGCGACTTATCCGTGATGCGGATGGCTAA